In Synechococcus sp. CB0101, a genomic segment contains:
- a CDS encoding shikimate dehydrogenase: protein MSGFPSIRGTTALVGVLGDPVHHSLSPVMQNAALQAMGLDWVFLALPAAANQLPAVVRGLEAMGCRGLNVTIPHKQAVAALCQELSPLAERLGAVNTLVPLAGGGWHGTNTDVEGFCAPLRRCGSSWSGKRAVVLGCGGSARAVVAGLVELGFSSIQLAGRRADALAAFLADCQAWAPQLQALSWASEDGSLADALTQADLVVNTTPVGMASASNPAAAEACPLNDGELSALQSGASVYDIIYTPRPTQLLQRATSRGCRSFDGLEMLVEQGAAALRLWSGLPEVPVEVMRQALLEHLP, encoded by the coding sequence GTGAGCGGCTTCCCCAGCATTCGCGGCACCACAGCCCTGGTGGGGGTACTGGGCGACCCCGTGCACCACTCCCTCTCGCCGGTGATGCAAAACGCCGCGCTGCAGGCGATGGGGCTCGATTGGGTGTTTCTGGCTCTGCCCGCCGCGGCCAACCAGCTGCCTGCGGTGGTGCGAGGCCTGGAGGCCATGGGCTGCCGCGGCCTCAACGTGACCATTCCCCACAAACAGGCGGTCGCTGCCCTCTGCCAAGAGCTGAGCCCGCTGGCTGAACGGCTGGGGGCCGTGAACACGCTGGTGCCGCTGGCCGGCGGCGGCTGGCACGGCACCAACACCGACGTGGAAGGGTTCTGCGCGCCGCTGCGCCGCTGCGGCAGCAGCTGGAGCGGCAAGCGCGCCGTGGTGCTCGGTTGCGGCGGCAGCGCCCGGGCCGTGGTGGCCGGCCTGGTGGAGCTGGGGTTCAGCTCGATCCAGCTGGCGGGCCGGCGGGCCGATGCCCTGGCGGCCTTCCTGGCGGACTGCCAGGCCTGGGCACCGCAACTGCAAGCGCTCAGCTGGGCCAGCGAGGACGGCAGCCTCGCCGACGCCCTCACGCAGGCTGATCTGGTGGTGAACACCACCCCGGTGGGCATGGCCTCAGCCAGCAACCCTGCCGCCGCAGAGGCTTGCCCACTCAACGACGGCGAGTTGAGCGCTCTGCAGAGCGGAGCCAGCGTGTACGACATCATTTACACCCCACGCCCCACGCAACTGCTGCAGCGCGCCACCAGCCGCGGCTGCCGCAGCTTCGATGGGCTGGAGATGCTGGTGGAGCAAGGGGCCGCCGCCCTGCGCCTGTGGAGCGGCCTGCCGGAGGTGCCGGTGGAGGTCATGCGTCAGGCACTGCTCGAGCACCTGCCATAG
- the pstS gene encoding phosphate ABC transporter substrate-binding protein PstS — MRRTTTARVLTGLAGLAASFSLASCSLGGGDAVKGTLAGAGASFPAAIYQRWFQELASEGVQVNYQSVGSGAGVRQFTAGTVDFGASDAPMKEDEIAKVSRGVLQIPMTAGAIAVAYNNPGCDLKLSQQQLAEIFLGKITNYSQLGCADRKITVVHRSDGSGTTYNFTKHLAAISEAWKNGPGTSKTVAWPTGVGAKGNEGVAAQLNQVEGGLGYVESAYVKGKLQAAALTNASGEIVKPSSESESEALGSIDLGPNLIGGNPNPLKGYPIVTFTWILAYQNGNGAKAELLRKAFNFMLSEQAQAQAPQLGYVTMPAAVIEQSKAAVAKISE; from the coding sequence ATGCGCCGAACCACCACCGCTCGAGTCCTCACCGGACTGGCCGGACTCGCCGCCAGCTTCAGTCTTGCTTCCTGCTCGCTGGGCGGCGGCGATGCCGTGAAAGGCACCCTCGCGGGCGCTGGTGCGTCATTCCCCGCCGCCATCTACCAGCGCTGGTTCCAGGAACTGGCTTCGGAAGGCGTTCAGGTGAACTATCAGTCGGTGGGCTCCGGCGCCGGGGTGCGCCAGTTCACCGCCGGCACGGTGGATTTCGGTGCATCCGATGCGCCGATGAAGGAGGACGAGATCGCCAAGGTGAGCCGCGGCGTGCTGCAGATCCCGATGACCGCCGGCGCCATCGCCGTGGCCTACAACAATCCCGGCTGCGACCTCAAGCTGAGCCAGCAGCAGTTGGCGGAGATCTTCCTCGGCAAGATCACCAACTACAGCCAGCTGGGCTGCGCTGACCGGAAGATCACGGTGGTGCACCGCTCCGACGGCTCCGGCACCACCTACAACTTCACCAAGCACCTGGCCGCCATCTCTGAGGCCTGGAAAAACGGTCCTGGCACCTCCAAAACCGTGGCCTGGCCCACGGGCGTGGGCGCTAAGGGCAATGAGGGTGTGGCCGCCCAGCTCAACCAGGTGGAAGGTGGCCTGGGCTATGTGGAATCGGCCTACGTGAAAGGCAAGCTGCAGGCTGCGGCACTCACCAATGCCTCCGGCGAGATCGTGAAGCCCAGCAGCGAAAGCGAGAGCGAAGCGCTCGGTTCGATCGATCTGGGCCCCAACCTGATCGGCGGCAATCCCAATCCGCTGAAGGGCTACCCGATCGTGACCTTCACCTGGATCCTGGCCTACCAGAACGGCAACGGCGCCAAGGCCGAACTGCTGCGCAAGGCGTTCAACTTCATGCTCTCGGAGCAGGCCCAGGCCCAGGCACCCCAGCTCGGCTACGTGACCATGCCGGCAGCCGTGATTGAACAATCCAAGGCAGCCGTGGCCAAGATCAGCGAGTGA
- a CDS encoding O-antigen ligase, with amino-acid sequence MSGAALRARLDAHRPPEADLWGWRCFQLGVFVLPASALFAAILLLVPLIQGSRRRSPWWHDRVNGVLALVAALMLAGAAMASLRSQALPSYAPSLAWVGLFNWVPLFWGFWAFQPYVADAAARRRVALALVAGTVPVVVTGLGQLWLGWQGPWQILGGAVIWHLQEGGRPEGRLSGLFDYANITAAWLSLSWPLLLAALLACARRWRQGLAGSGWRLLVVLALAAAQVAALYLTDSRNAWGAMLLAVPLVAGPGSWLWLLPLLLLALLPVALATLPGVPAVLQDPARALVPQSVWGRLNDLNYQSQRKLASLRITQWSVAAGLIAERPWLGWGSAAFSVIYPLRTGRWHGHPHNIAFDLAVSFGLPVALLVVGLVLWLLVRGLRQGMATGPVFERAWWASVLVVAVLHASDIPMYDSRLNIAGWILLAGLRCWAFRPAPPAGA; translated from the coding sequence GTGAGCGGGGCTGCCTTGCGCGCCCGGTTGGATGCCCACCGGCCGCCTGAGGCGGACCTGTGGGGCTGGCGTTGTTTTCAGCTCGGGGTGTTCGTGTTGCCCGCCAGCGCGCTCTTCGCCGCGATCCTGCTGCTGGTACCGCTGATTCAGGGCAGCCGCCGGCGCAGCCCCTGGTGGCATGACCGGGTCAACGGCGTGTTGGCGCTGGTGGCGGCCTTGATGCTGGCAGGGGCGGCCATGGCCTCATTGCGCAGCCAGGCCTTGCCCAGCTATGCCCCGTCCCTCGCCTGGGTGGGACTGTTCAACTGGGTGCCCCTGTTTTGGGGGTTCTGGGCGTTCCAGCCCTACGTGGCCGATGCGGCGGCGCGGCGCCGGGTGGCCCTGGCGCTGGTGGCCGGCACCGTGCCTGTGGTGGTGACTGGCCTGGGGCAGCTCTGGCTGGGCTGGCAGGGGCCCTGGCAAATCCTCGGTGGGGCTGTGATCTGGCATCTGCAGGAGGGGGGCCGCCCGGAAGGGCGCCTCTCCGGCCTGTTCGATTACGCCAACATCACAGCCGCCTGGCTGTCGCTGAGCTGGCCGCTGCTGCTGGCGGCGCTGTTGGCCTGCGCTCGTCGCTGGCGGCAAGGGCTGGCCGGCAGTGGCTGGCGCCTGCTGGTGGTGCTGGCTCTGGCGGCTGCCCAGGTGGCGGCCCTCTATCTCACCGATTCCCGCAACGCCTGGGGGGCGATGTTGCTGGCGGTGCCGCTGGTGGCGGGGCCTGGCAGTTGGCTATGGCTGCTGCCGCTCCTGCTGTTGGCGCTCCTACCCGTGGCCCTGGCCACCCTGCCGGGGGTGCCTGCGGTGTTGCAGGATCCCGCCCGTGCCCTGGTGCCGCAGTCGGTCTGGGGGCGCCTCAACGATCTGAACTATCAAAGCCAGCGCAAGCTGGCCTCCCTGCGCATCACCCAATGGAGCGTGGCAGCCGGGCTGATCGCGGAGCGCCCCTGGCTGGGCTGGGGCTCTGCCGCATTCAGCGTGATCTATCCCCTGCGCACCGGCCGCTGGCATGGCCACCCCCACAACATCGCCTTCGATCTGGCGGTGAGCTTCGGATTGCCCGTGGCGCTCCTGGTGGTGGGACTGGTGCTGTGGCTGCTGGTTCGCGGCCTGCGCCAGGGGATGGCCACTGGGCCGGTGTTCGAGCGGGCCTGGTGGGCCTCAGTCCTGGTGGTGGCGGTGTTGCACGCCAGCGACATCCCGATGTACGACAGCCGCCTCAACATCGCCGGTTGGATCCTCTTGGCAGGGTTGCGCTGCTGGGCCTTCAGGCCAGCGCCTCCTGCTGGTGCTTGA
- the dnaK gene encoding molecular chaperone DnaK, whose protein sequence is MGKVVGIDLGTTNSCVSVMEGGKPTVIANAEGFRTTPSVVAYTKNQDQLVGQIAKRQAVMNPENTFYSVKRFIGRRVDEVNEESKEVSYGVEKAGSNVKVKCPVLGKQFAPEEVSAQVLRKLAEDAGKYLGETVTQAVITVPAYFNDSQRQATKDAGKIAGLEVLRIINEPTAAALAYGLDKKSNERILVFDLGGGTFDVSVLEVGDGVFEVLSTSGDTHLGGDDFDKVIVDHLADTFKANEGIDLRSDKQALQRLTEAAEKAKIELSSATQSEINLPFITATPEGPKHLDLTLTRAKFEELASKLIDRCRVPVEQALKDAKLSSSELDEVVMVGGSTRIPAVLELVKRVTGKDPNQTVNPDEVVAVGAAIQGGVLAGEVKDILLLDVSPLSLGVETLGGVMTKMIPRNTTIPTKKSEVYSTAVDGQTNVEIHVLQGEREMASDNKSLGTFRLDGIPPAPRGVPQIEVTFDIDANGILSVTAKDKGSGKEQSISITGASTLSDNEVEKMVKDAEANASADKEKRERIDLKNQAETLVYQAEKQLGELGDKVGAEDKSKVEASSAKLKEAIEKEDYDTMKSELETLQQALYAAGAAVYQQAAGAEGAAAPGGNGSGGAESASDDVIDAEFTESK, encoded by the coding sequence ATGGGCAAGGTTGTCGGTATCGACCTTGGCACCACGAACAGCTGCGTGTCGGTTATGGAGGGCGGCAAGCCCACCGTGATCGCCAATGCCGAGGGCTTCCGCACCACGCCCTCCGTGGTGGCCTACACCAAAAACCAGGACCAACTGGTGGGTCAGATCGCCAAGCGCCAGGCGGTGATGAACCCGGAAAACACCTTCTATTCGGTGAAGCGCTTCATCGGCCGCCGCGTCGACGAGGTGAACGAAGAGTCGAAGGAAGTGAGCTATGGCGTGGAGAAGGCCGGCTCCAATGTGAAGGTGAAGTGCCCGGTGCTGGGCAAGCAGTTCGCCCCTGAGGAGGTGAGCGCCCAGGTGCTGCGCAAGCTGGCTGAAGACGCTGGCAAGTACCTCGGTGAAACCGTCACCCAGGCGGTGATCACAGTTCCCGCCTACTTCAACGACTCCCAGCGCCAGGCCACCAAAGACGCCGGCAAGATCGCTGGCCTCGAGGTGCTGCGCATCATCAACGAGCCCACCGCGGCCGCTCTGGCCTACGGCCTCGACAAGAAGAGCAACGAGCGCATCCTGGTGTTCGACCTGGGTGGTGGCACCTTCGACGTGTCCGTGCTCGAAGTGGGTGACGGTGTGTTCGAGGTGCTCTCCACCTCGGGTGACACCCACCTGGGCGGCGACGACTTCGACAAGGTGATCGTCGATCACCTGGCCGACACCTTCAAGGCCAACGAAGGCATCGACCTGCGCTCCGATAAGCAGGCCCTGCAGCGCCTCACTGAGGCCGCTGAGAAGGCCAAGATCGAGCTCTCCAGCGCTACTCAGAGCGAGATCAACCTGCCGTTCATCACGGCCACCCCTGAGGGCCCCAAGCACCTCGATCTCACCTTGACCCGCGCCAAGTTCGAGGAGCTGGCTTCCAAGCTGATCGACCGCTGCCGCGTGCCGGTGGAGCAGGCGCTCAAGGACGCCAAGCTCTCCTCCTCCGAGCTCGATGAGGTGGTGATGGTGGGTGGTTCCACCCGCATCCCCGCGGTGCTCGAGCTGGTGAAGCGCGTCACCGGCAAGGACCCCAACCAGACCGTGAACCCCGACGAGGTGGTGGCCGTGGGTGCCGCCATCCAAGGCGGTGTGCTCGCCGGTGAGGTGAAGGACATCCTGCTGCTGGACGTCAGCCCCCTGTCCCTGGGCGTGGAAACCCTGGGCGGTGTGATGACGAAGATGATCCCCCGCAACACCACGATCCCGACCAAGAAGTCGGAGGTGTATTCCACGGCTGTCGATGGGCAGACCAACGTGGAAATCCACGTGCTGCAGGGCGAGCGTGAGATGGCCAGCGACAACAAGTCGCTTGGAACCTTCCGCCTCGATGGCATCCCCCCCGCCCCCCGTGGCGTGCCTCAGATCGAAGTGACCTTCGACATCGATGCCAACGGCATCCTGAGCGTGACTGCCAAGGACAAGGGCAGCGGTAAGGAGCAGAGCATCTCGATCACCGGTGCTTCCACCCTCAGTGACAACGAGGTGGAAAAGATGGTGAAGGATGCCGAAGCCAACGCCAGCGCCGACAAGGAGAAGCGCGAGCGCATCGACCTGAAGAACCAGGCAGAAACCCTCGTGTATCAGGCCGAGAAGCAGCTGGGCGAACTGGGCGACAAGGTGGGCGCCGAGGACAAGAGCAAGGTGGAGGCCTCCTCCGCCAAGCTCAAGGAGGCGATCGAGAAGGAGGACTACGACACCATGAAGTCCGAACTCGAAACCCTGCAGCAGGCCCTCTACGCCGCTGGGGCTGCTGTGTATCAGCAAGCTGCTGGCGCTGAAGGCGCCGCCGCCCCCGGCGGCAACGGCAGCGGTGGCGCTGAATCCGCCAGCGACGATGTGATCGACGCGGAGTTCACCGAGAGCAAGTGA
- the purU gene encoding formyltetrahydrofolate deformylase, whose amino-acid sequence MTAATAILQMICPDQPGLVRELSGWVAGNGGNIVHADHHSDQGAGLFLSRIEWQLEGFGLPREAIAPAAAALAERLHGEQTVTFSDEKPAVAIFVSKQDHCLLDLLWRVRTGELPMRVPLVIANHPDLGSIAEEFGACFEHVPISNANREEAEARHLELLAEHGIELVILAKYMQVLTPRFLAVFDPPDAFHRVINIHHSFLPAFMGAQPYHRAWERGVKLIGATGHYVTDELDAGPIIAQSTVNVSHRDEVEDLIRKGRDTERLALARAVRLHLKRQVMVYRGRTAVFE is encoded by the coding sequence ATGACGGCTGCCACGGCCATCCTTCAGATGATCTGCCCGGATCAGCCAGGCCTGGTGCGTGAGCTGTCCGGTTGGGTGGCGGGTAATGGCGGCAACATCGTGCACGCCGATCACCACAGTGATCAGGGAGCTGGGCTGTTCCTGAGCCGCATTGAGTGGCAGCTCGAGGGTTTCGGCCTGCCCCGCGAGGCGATTGCTCCGGCCGCGGCGGCGCTGGCTGAGCGGCTCCACGGCGAGCAGACCGTCACCTTCTCCGATGAGAAGCCTGCCGTCGCGATCTTTGTGAGCAAGCAGGATCACTGCCTGCTGGATCTTCTCTGGCGTGTGCGCACCGGCGAGTTGCCGATGCGGGTGCCGCTGGTGATCGCCAACCACCCCGATCTGGGCTCGATCGCCGAGGAGTTCGGCGCCTGCTTCGAGCATGTGCCGATCAGCAATGCCAACCGCGAGGAGGCGGAGGCCCGCCACCTGGAGCTGCTGGCGGAGCACGGCATCGAGCTGGTGATCCTGGCCAAGTACATGCAGGTGCTGACGCCGCGTTTTCTGGCGGTCTTTGATCCCCCGGATGCCTTCCACCGGGTGATCAACATCCACCACTCCTTCCTGCCTGCCTTTATGGGCGCCCAGCCGTATCACCGGGCCTGGGAGCGGGGCGTGAAGTTGATCGGTGCCACCGGCCACTACGTGACCGACGAGCTGGATGCCGGTCCGATCATTGCCCAGTCGACCGTCAACGTGAGCCACCGCGATGAAGTGGAGGATCTGATCCGCAAGGGCCGCGATACCGAACGCCTGGCGCTGGCTCGGGCGGTGCGGCTGCACTTGAAGCGTCAGGTGATGGTGTATCGCGGTCGCACGGCGGTGTTCGAGTGA
- a CDS encoding FAD-binding oxidoreductase, with the protein MIGAGVVGLSVAWLLCQHGHRVQLIDPALARGQSIDAGSSAALGLLMAQVFRRSSGRGWRLRQQSLALWQQWREQLAQRGYQIPWRAGLLQLACNEQDWQAQTRLAEQRQQQGLPLRLLSQAELQALSPALPAEAAGALFSANDGQLDPQPAMQALLHDGQRHGLRTEAAAVLQLERGSKDADGRWMIHTEAGTCSSHWLVIAAGLASPALLEPLGHTRPQSPVLGQALELQLPAGCNAESWPGSVSWDGINLVPRPGGRLWLGATVEPGVTQGSPEALAQMRHLSGAAPDWLREATALRHWQGLRARPDERPAPLLELLEPGLLLTSGHYRNGVLLAPATAAWVLEQLESPRP; encoded by the coding sequence GTGATCGGCGCCGGCGTGGTGGGCCTTTCTGTGGCCTGGCTGCTCTGCCAGCACGGCCACCGGGTGCAACTGATCGATCCAGCCCTGGCCCGCGGCCAATCCATCGATGCTGGCAGCAGCGCCGCCCTCGGGCTGCTCATGGCTCAGGTTTTCCGGCGCAGCAGCGGCCGGGGCTGGCGGCTGCGGCAGCAATCACTGGCGCTGTGGCAGCAGTGGCGAGAGCAGCTGGCCCAGCGCGGATACCAGATCCCCTGGCGAGCTGGCCTGCTGCAACTGGCCTGCAACGAGCAGGACTGGCAGGCCCAAACCCGCCTGGCTGAACAACGCCAACAGCAGGGTCTACCGCTGCGGCTGCTTAGCCAGGCGGAACTGCAAGCGCTCAGCCCCGCCCTTCCCGCTGAAGCCGCCGGAGCGCTCTTCTCTGCGAACGACGGTCAACTCGACCCGCAACCAGCCATGCAGGCCCTCCTGCACGATGGCCAGCGCCACGGCCTGCGCACCGAGGCGGCGGCTGTGCTGCAGCTGGAGCGTGGCAGCAAAGACGCCGATGGGCGGTGGATGATCCACACCGAGGCAGGCACCTGCAGCAGCCACTGGCTGGTGATCGCAGCCGGCCTGGCAAGCCCAGCGCTGCTAGAGCCACTGGGCCACACGCGCCCCCAAAGCCCGGTGCTGGGCCAGGCCCTGGAGCTGCAATTGCCAGCTGGGTGCAATGCCGAGAGCTGGCCAGGCAGCGTCAGCTGGGATGGCATCAACCTGGTGCCCCGCCCTGGCGGGAGGCTCTGGCTCGGCGCCACCGTGGAGCCGGGCGTCACCCAAGGCAGCCCCGAGGCTCTGGCCCAGATGCGCCATCTCAGCGGCGCCGCGCCCGACTGGCTGCGGGAGGCCACAGCGCTGCGGCATTGGCAAGGCCTGCGCGCCCGCCCCGACGAGCGACCGGCCCCGCTGCTGGAGCTGCTCGAACCCGGCCTACTGCTCACCAGCGGCCACTACCGCAACGGCGTGTTGCTGGCCCCCGCCACGGCGGCGTGGGTGCTGGAGCAGCTCGAGTCTCCGAGACCTTGA
- a CDS encoding radical SAM protein, with amino-acid sequence MLAFPSTYTVGITSLGYQVVWATLAQRSDVDVRRLFTDQGDPPHRHCDLFGLSLSWELDGPVLLDLLEQQRIPLWAAERGDNDPIVFGGGPVLTANPEPLAPFFDAVLLGDGELLLPAFIDALQACRTAPRPERLRQLAQVPGVYVPALYAPRYGAEGELLAVEPIEPGVPATVAKQTWRGNTLSHSTVITPEAAWPSIHMVEVVRSCPELCRFCLASYLTLPFRTPSLDDGLIPAVEKGLSATQRLGLLGASVTQHPQFGDLLQWLDGERFEGTRVSVSSVRAATVTPELGRILAKRGSKSLTIAIESGSERMREVVNKKLATDEIHAAARYAKEGGLTGLKLYGMVGLPTEVDADVEATAELLLALKKATPGLRLSLGVSTFVPKAHTPFQWQGVRPEAEKRLKLLAKRLKPKGIELRPESYGWSVIQALLSRSDRRLAPVIAAARGRHESLGGWKQAYRAVREGDTPSGSAPLPPPWDEVIHASWNAERVLPWEHLEGPLPKTTLLKHQQEALA; translated from the coding sequence GTGCTGGCCTTCCCCAGCACCTACACGGTGGGGATCACCAGCCTTGGTTATCAAGTGGTGTGGGCCACCCTGGCCCAACGCAGCGACGTGGATGTGCGCCGCTTGTTCACCGACCAGGGGGACCCGCCACACCGCCACTGCGATCTGTTCGGCCTGTCGCTGAGCTGGGAGCTCGATGGGCCAGTGCTGCTCGATCTACTGGAGCAGCAGCGCATCCCCCTATGGGCCGCTGAGCGTGGCGACAACGATCCGATCGTGTTTGGAGGCGGCCCGGTGCTCACCGCCAACCCTGAACCCCTGGCCCCCTTCTTTGATGCGGTGCTGCTGGGGGATGGCGAACTGCTCTTGCCCGCCTTCATCGATGCCTTGCAGGCCTGCCGCACAGCACCGCGGCCCGAGCGGTTGCGGCAGCTCGCACAGGTGCCCGGCGTGTATGTGCCGGCGCTCTACGCGCCGCGCTACGGCGCAGAGGGGGAACTGCTGGCCGTGGAGCCCATCGAGCCAGGCGTCCCCGCCACGGTGGCGAAACAAACCTGGCGCGGCAACACCCTCAGCCACTCCACGGTGATCACGCCGGAGGCGGCCTGGCCTTCGATCCACATGGTGGAGGTGGTGCGCAGCTGCCCGGAGCTCTGCCGCTTTTGCCTGGCGAGCTACCTCACCCTGCCCTTCCGCACCCCAAGCCTCGACGACGGCCTGATCCCTGCCGTGGAAAAGGGTCTTAGCGCAACCCAACGCCTCGGGCTGCTCGGCGCCTCGGTGACCCAACACCCCCAGTTCGGCGACCTGCTGCAGTGGCTGGATGGCGAGCGCTTCGAGGGCACCCGGGTGAGCGTGAGCTCCGTGCGCGCCGCCACGGTCACCCCGGAGCTGGGTCGAATCCTGGCCAAGCGCGGCAGCAAATCGCTCACGATCGCCATCGAAAGCGGCAGTGAACGGATGCGGGAGGTGGTGAACAAAAAGCTCGCCACCGATGAGATCCACGCCGCCGCTCGCTACGCCAAAGAAGGCGGACTCACGGGCCTGAAGCTCTACGGAATGGTGGGCCTGCCCACCGAAGTCGACGCTGACGTAGAGGCCACAGCCGAGCTGCTGCTGGCCCTGAAGAAAGCCACACCCGGCTTGCGCCTCAGCCTGGGGGTGAGCACCTTCGTGCCCAAGGCCCACACCCCCTTCCAATGGCAGGGGGTGCGACCGGAGGCGGAGAAACGGCTGAAGCTGCTGGCTAAACGGCTCAAACCCAAAGGAATCGAACTGCGGCCCGAGAGCTATGGCTGGAGCGTGATCCAAGCGCTGTTGTCCCGAAGCGACAGGCGCCTGGCCCCGGTGATCGCCGCCGCCCGCGGCCGCCACGAAAGCTTGGGGGGGTGGAAACAGGCCTACCGCGCCGTGCGAGAGGGCGATACACCCTCCGGATCAGCGCCCCTCCCGCCCCCCTGGGACGAGGTGATTCATGCCAGCTGGAATGCCGAGCGGGTCTTGCCCTGGGAGCACCTCGAGGGACCGCTGCCAAAAACCACCCTGCTCAAGCACCAGCAGGAGGCGCTGGCCTGA
- the psbQ gene encoding photosystem II protein PsbQ, with protein sequence MSALTTRFASALRSLALVALALVLSFGLTACSGGKAKAPTLSADDIAVIERQAEGFLAARDRLPELATLVNERDWTFTRNLIHGPMQEVGREMLYINQRLLPAERPEANKRADALKEALAELDEAARLQDANKLSKAYIKVASGFGLYAQVLPAQVQADLKQA encoded by the coding sequence ATGTCCGCGCTGACCACCCGGTTTGCATCCGCCCTGCGCAGCCTGGCCCTGGTGGCTCTGGCTCTGGTGCTGAGCTTCGGCCTCACCGCCTGCAGCGGCGGCAAGGCGAAGGCCCCCACCCTCAGCGCCGACGACATCGCTGTGATCGAACGCCAGGCCGAGGGCTTCCTCGCGGCCCGCGACCGCCTGCCCGAGCTCGCCACGCTGGTGAACGAGCGCGACTGGACCTTTACCCGCAACCTCATCCACGGCCCGATGCAGGAAGTGGGCCGCGAGATGCTCTACATCAACCAGCGCCTGCTCCCCGCAGAGCGCCCCGAGGCCAACAAGCGCGCCGACGCCCTCAAGGAAGCTCTGGCTGAGCTCGATGAAGCCGCCCGCCTGCAGGACGCCAACAAGCTGAGCAAGGCCTACATCAAGGTGGCCAGCGGCTTCGGTCTCTATGCCCAGGTGCTGCCGGCCCAGGTGCAGGCCGACCTCAAGCAGGCCTGA
- a CDS encoding ClC family H(+)/Cl(-) exchange transporter: MLGNRLPLDPQAWRASRNLERLIQQRWPAVFITLLVTSLGAAVTGLLFKTGVGWLGSWRLRLLEVASPWLVLPLLGAMGGALSGLLVQQLAPAAAGSGIPHVMRFLARQRVPMQLRVAVVKLVAGIVAIGSGFPLGPEGPSVQMGSSVGWQMARWFKAPPSLMRVIVAAGGGAGIAAVFNAPLGGFFYAIEELLRQSGPVLLLLVMSTAFLGSFWADLMGLAGMGSKAAGMGHEGFRLVSEYNPDLTFMPLDLIYLVVLGAAVALLAELYSRYVVTMQRLGVRWFPDQLVLRMMLGGLMIGLVYAALPDDFRNTAALQHAIADGHVDVSKAAGIFTLLFFGTGLAASTGAPGGLFAPMLTLGGALGLIAAGWAEAATGHAPTTFVFAGMAAFIAACSRTPITAVFLVFALTKNLLILKPLLVCAVASTVMASILHEQSIYKRQLKLMGTLKPLLPSR; this comes from the coding sequence TTGCTCGGCAACCGCCTCCCGCTGGACCCTCAAGCCTGGAGGGCCAGCCGCAACCTTGAGCGACTGATTCAGCAGCGCTGGCCAGCCGTGTTCATCACACTGCTGGTCACTTCGCTGGGGGCGGCCGTCACCGGCTTGCTGTTCAAAACCGGCGTGGGCTGGCTGGGTAGCTGGCGGCTGCGCTTGCTGGAGGTGGCCAGCCCCTGGCTGGTGCTGCCGTTGCTCGGCGCCATGGGCGGTGCCTTGTCGGGTCTGCTGGTGCAGCAGTTAGCCCCTGCCGCCGCTGGCTCGGGCATCCCGCACGTGATGCGATTTCTGGCCCGTCAACGGGTGCCCATGCAGCTGCGGGTCGCCGTAGTGAAACTCGTGGCCGGCATCGTGGCCATCGGCAGCGGCTTCCCCCTCGGGCCGGAAGGCCCCTCAGTGCAGATGGGCAGCTCGGTGGGCTGGCAGATGGCGCGCTGGTTCAAAGCGCCGCCATCACTGATGCGCGTGATCGTGGCCGCCGGAGGCGGCGCCGGGATTGCCGCCGTGTTCAACGCCCCCCTGGGCGGCTTCTTCTATGCGATCGAAGAACTGTTGCGGCAATCCGGCCCCGTGCTGCTTCTGTTGGTGATGAGCACCGCGTTCCTGGGCAGCTTCTGGGCCGATCTGATGGGCCTGGCCGGGATGGGCAGCAAGGCCGCTGGGATGGGACACGAAGGCTTTCGGCTGGTGAGCGAGTACAACCCCGATCTCACCTTCATGCCTCTGGATCTGATTTATCTCGTGGTTTTGGGGGCGGCTGTTGCCTTGCTGGCCGAGCTCTACAGCCGCTACGTGGTCACGATGCAACGACTGGGCGTGCGTTGGTTTCCCGACCAACTGGTGCTGCGCATGATGCTGGGCGGCCTGATGATCGGGCTGGTGTACGCCGCACTGCCCGACGACTTCCGCAACACCGCGGCACTGCAACACGCCATTGCCGATGGCCACGTGGATGTAAGCAAAGCCGCAGGCATTTTTACGTTGCTGTTCTTTGGCACAGGCCTAGCCGCCTCCACGGGGGCGCCTGGCGGCCTGTTCGCTCCGATGCTCACCTTGGGTGGCGCACTTGGACTGATCGCCGCAGGGTGGGCGGAGGCCGCCACTGGCCATGCACCCACCACGTTTGTCTTCGCTGGCATGGCTGCCTTCATCGCGGCCTGCTCGCGCACACCGATCACAGCTGTGTTCCTGGTGTTTGCCCTCACCAAGAACCTTTTGATCCTGAAACCGCTACTGGTTTGCGCCGTCGCCAGCACCGTGATGGCGAGCATCCTGCACGAGCAATCGATCTACAAACGCCAGCTGAAGCTGATGGGCACCCTCAAGCCCTTGCTTCCATCACGCTGA